One window of Cucurbita pepo subsp. pepo cultivar mu-cu-16 chromosome LG19, ASM280686v2, whole genome shotgun sequence genomic DNA carries:
- the LOC111781851 gene encoding probable membrane-associated kinase regulator 4, which translates to MTTVEAPFVAPPPEEDYIDMELTSSLSSNLFRYSIGSPPPPPPATAATRDFEFQVQMTSFPGETEAITSPADELFYKGKLLPLHLPPRLQMIQKLIHSPISQNPSRKNQSFSENFQFPFITIKSPPPESYNFSLSESCRPSCELNPDEFLLRFKEETPPRKSWSKKMKQFKQSSMAYFTTMFSKSACSNKLCSKSAFNEGTETIFENRGSSEKFLKVTKKNPFGRIDYNKWKIPKVEEFHHRKSFSGAIQSSSSSCSSSSSSLSSSFSFSSNGFSDLLLFKRSISSNSEIESCIEGAIAHCKHSQKLFESQEQTCSLSASKILARGDQKSSELCRI; encoded by the coding sequence ATGACCACCGTCGAAGCTCCATTCGTCGCCCCTCCACCGGAAGAAGACTATATAGACATGGAACTCACCTCTTCCCTTTCTTCCAACTTATTCCGCTATTCCATTGGATccccaccgccgccgccgccggcaACGGCGGCTACAAGAGATTTCGAGTTCCAAGTCCAAATGACGTCATTCCCCGGCGAAACAGAGGCCATAACTTCGCCGGCCGACGAACTGTTCTACAAAGGAAAATTACTCCCTCTCCACCTCCCTCCCCGTTTACAAATGATCCAAAAACTCATCCACAGCCCAATCTCCCAAAACCCATCAAGAAAAAACCAATCTTTTTCAGAAAACTTTCAGTTTCCTTTCATCACCATTAAATCTCCACCTCCCGAGTCATACAATTTCTCACTCAGTGAGTCATGCAGACCGAGCTGTGAGCTAAACCCAGATGAGTTCTTGTTACGATTCAAAGAGGAAACCCCACCAAGAAAATCATggtcaaagaaaatgaagcaatTCAAGCAATCATCAATGGCTTATTTCACGACTATGTTCAGTAAATCAGCTTGTTCTAACAAGCTCTGTTCCAAATCTGCGTTCAACGAAGGAACAGAGACCATTTTTGAAAACAGGGGAAGTTCAGAAAAGTTCCTTAAAGTTACCAAAAAGAATCCATTTGGTAGAATTGATTATAACAAATGGAAGATCCCAAAAGTTGAGGAATTTCATCACAGAAAGTCATTTTCAGGGGCGATTCAGAGCAGTTCttcatcttgttcttcaagttcttcatctctttcttcatcATTTTCGTTTAGTTCAAATGGGTTTTCGGATCTGTTGCTGTTTAAGAGAAGTATCAGCTCAAATTCAGAGATTGAGAGCTGCATTGAAGGGGCAATAGCTCACTGTAAACATTCACAAAAGCTGTTTGAATCTCAAGAACAAACATGTTCTCTTTCAGCTTCAAAGATCTTAGCTCGTGGGGATCAAAAAAGTTCAGAGCTTTGCAGGATTTGA